The Proteus vulgaris genome has a segment encoding these proteins:
- the idsF_1 gene encoding IdsF, producing MRSTIQGRKIILKNDTTDTKGTVLSGSLLAKQTHEIACLGDEVYCPACQQKGKIIEGDTMMKINNIPVALEGHKVQCGCLKGCVLMAAE from the coding sequence ATGCGTAGCACAATTCAAGGAAGAAAAATCATTTTAAAAAATGATACAACTGATACTAAAGGAACCGTATTAAGCGGTTCTTTATTAGCAAAACAAACACATGAAATTGCCTGTTTAGGCGATGAAGTCTATTGCCCTGCTTGTCAGCAAAAAGGCAAAATTATTGAGGGAGATACCATGATGAAAATAAACAATATTCCCGTCGCGTTAGAAGGGCATAAAGTGCAATGCGGTTGTTTAAAGGGTTGTGTCTTAATGGCAGCGGAGTGA
- a CDS encoding VgrG-like protein, which yields MPQILQQLLDEAHIKYDNQFYQPELHQTRRYITQKRESAYAFWCRLAFEEGINFWFEEGPKLFYSDNHLGMTAGITLTYNPQAETDITDTTATTWRYTERLCSDVRIDKDYNPIRPSYPLSQNTTGDVHQQHPVFESYGRFQEEAEAQPLNQLRYEQSQNYRQTGSASTNCFALMPGKVFTLTHHPSARMNSRWQVISVSHHGVQPSADNGGAEGSPHSCIK from the coding sequence GTGCCTCAAATTCTTCAGCAATTGCTAGATGAAGCGCATATCAAATATGACAACCAGTTCTATCAACCCGAACTGCATCAAACTCGTCGCTATATCACGCAAAAGCGTGAATCTGCTTATGCTTTCTGGTGTCGTTTAGCGTTTGAAGAAGGGATCAACTTTTGGTTTGAAGAAGGGCCAAAACTGTTTTATAGCGACAATCATTTAGGTATGACGGCGGGGATCACGCTGACGTATAACCCACAAGCGGAAACGGATATTACGGATACCACCGCTACCACATGGCGCTATACCGAACGTTTATGCAGTGATGTGCGTATTGATAAAGACTATAACCCAATACGACCTTCTTATCCGTTATCGCAAAACACAACGGGTGACGTTCATCAGCAACATCCTGTTTTTGAAAGCTATGGCCGTTTTCAAGAAGAGGCAGAAGCTCAGCCATTGAATCAATTGCGTTATGAGCAATCTCAAAATTATCGTCAAACAGGCTCGGCAAGTACCAACTGTTTTGCGTTAATGCCGGGCAAAGTGTTTACCTTAACCCATCATCCAAGTGCACGTATGAATTCACGTTGGCAAGTGATCAGCGTTTCACATCATGGTGTACAACCCTCTGCGGATAACGGTGGCGCAGAGGGATCACCGCACTCATGTATTAAATGA
- the idrA_1 gene encoding IdrA has product MPTPCYISIEGKTQGNITAGAFTAESVGNIYVQGHEDEMLVQAFSHVVTVPTDPQSGQPSGQRAHKPFRFTVALNKAVPLLYNALASGEMLPKITLKWYRTSVEGKQEHFFTTTLTDATIVNIDCQMPHCQDPTKSDFTQLIEVSLSYRKIDWEHTVAGTSGSDDWRAPLEG; this is encoded by the coding sequence ATGCCAACTCCCTGCTATATCTCCATTGAAGGAAAAACCCAAGGTAATATTACTGCGGGTGCATTTACGGCTGAATCAGTAGGAAATATTTATGTTCAAGGCCACGAAGATGAAATGCTGGTGCAAGCATTCTCTCATGTAGTGACTGTGCCCACTGATCCACAATCAGGTCAGCCTTCAGGTCAACGTGCGCATAAACCTTTCCGTTTTACGGTGGCGTTAAACAAAGCGGTTCCTCTGCTGTATAACGCATTAGCCTCGGGCGAAATGTTGCCAAAAATCACATTAAAATGGTATCGCACCTCGGTTGAAGGGAAGCAAGAGCATTTCTTCACCACCACATTAACTGATGCCACTATCGTCAATATCGATTGCCAAATGCCACACTGCCAAGATCCGACTAAGTCTGACTTCACTCAACTGATCGAAGTGTCTCTTTCTTATCGCAAAATTGATTGGGAACACACCGTTGCAGGCACATCTGGCTCTGACGACTGGCGTGCGCCACTCGAAGGTTAA
- the idsB gene encoding IdsB, with amino-acid sequence MAQRDHRTHVLNDEFHTINHSRQKKVGVDQQEKIGNDKRTEVGRDHYEKIGRNSVIHISQDQEIQIDRNKTEVINSSKKSIIFADQLIQIGGQKKIIVEGNMHEEIKTKLLSQSPLYIIHAEKKLTLADSGGSIIIDEMGITIKAKQLKLMLHRSILMVEVLIK; translated from the coding sequence GTGGCGCAGAGGGATCACCGCACTCATGTATTAAATGATGAATTTCATACCATTAATCATAGTCGTCAGAAAAAGGTGGGTGTCGATCAACAAGAAAAGATTGGTAATGATAAAAGAACAGAAGTAGGTAGAGATCATTACGAAAAAATAGGTCGTAATTCTGTTATTCATATTTCTCAAGATCAAGAAATTCAAATCGATCGAAATAAAACAGAAGTTATTAATAGTAGTAAGAAATCAATTATTTTTGCTGATCAACTTATTCAAATTGGTGGTCAGAAAAAAATAATAGTTGAAGGCAATATGCATGAGGAAATTAAAACTAAATTATTATCACAATCACCACTTTATATTATTCATGCTGAGAAAAAACTGACATTAGCGGATTCAGGTGGAAGTATTATTATTGACGAGATGGGTATCACGATAAAGGCCAAACAATTAAAATTAATGCTTCATCGGTCAATATTGATGGTGGAGGTGTTGATCAAATAA
- the yqjF gene encoding Inner membrane protein yqjF → MKKFEDIALLIARILMPILFISAGYGKIGGYEGTQQYMQAMGVPGFLLPLTILLELGGGLAILFGFLTRTTAIFTAIFTLLTALLFHSNFAEGMNQLMFMKNMTIAGGYLLLVVTGPGKWSLDRIFNKNW, encoded by the coding sequence ATGAAAAAATTTGAAGACATTGCATTATTAATTGCCCGTATTTTAATGCCAATTTTATTTATCAGCGCAGGCTATGGAAAAATTGGTGGTTACGAAGGTACACAGCAATATATGCAAGCAATGGGCGTTCCCGGTTTCTTATTACCACTGACTATTTTATTAGAATTAGGTGGTGGATTAGCAATCTTATTTGGTTTCTTAACCCGCACCACAGCAATCTTTACTGCGATCTTTACTCTCTTAACCGCGTTACTGTTCCACAGTAATTTTGCTGAAGGCATGAACCAATTAATGTTTATGAAAAACATGACAATTGCAGGCGGATATTTATTACTCGTTGTGACAGGCCCTGGTAAATGGAGTTTAGATCGTATTTTCAATAAAAACTGGTAA
- the yqjE gene encoding Inner membrane protein yqjE — translation MIETRLRLIAIELEEEKTTLIQLILMTGVTLLLTAFGLMSLLILVFWAISPEYRIYALAITTAVLLICALIGAIMTLRKVRNSTLLGDTRQQLELDKRLLEQYHDEQTK, via the coding sequence ATGATTGAAACTCGCCTACGATTAATTGCCATTGAACTAGAAGAAGAAAAAACAACGTTGATCCAGCTTATTCTCATGACTGGGGTCACCTTGTTACTCACTGCATTTGGTTTAATGAGCTTACTTATACTGGTTTTTTGGGCTATTTCTCCTGAATATCGAATTTATGCTTTAGCTATCACAACGGCTGTTTTACTTATCTGTGCGCTTATTGGCGCCATCATGACATTAAGAAAAGTGCGAAATTCTACCCTGTTAGGCGATACTCGCCAGCAATTAGAATTAGATAAACGTCTTTTGGAGCAATATCATGATGAACAGACAAAATAA
- the elaB gene encoding Bacterial protein of uncharacterised function (DUF883) produces the protein MSHQRSNEDLRSELKSLADTLEEVLNSSADKSKEELQSLRAKAESAIKGSRAKLSDAGREIVDNTKEMAGKADNYVRENPWTGIGIGAAVGVVLGVLLAKR, from the coding sequence ATGTCTCATCAACGTTCAAACGAAGATCTGCGTAGTGAATTGAAATCTCTTGCTGATACTCTAGAAGAAGTGCTGAACTCCTCTGCAGATAAATCCAAAGAAGAGCTCCAAAGCCTACGAGCCAAAGCAGAATCTGCCATAAAAGGTTCTCGAGCAAAACTCAGCGATGCAGGCCGAGAAATTGTTGATAACACTAAAGAAATGGCAGGAAAAGCAGATAACTACGTTCGTGAAAATCCATGGACAGGTATTGGTATCGGTGCTGCTGTCGGTGTTGTTCTTGGTGTTCTACTTGCCAAACGATAA
- a CDS encoding VgrG-like protein → MSTNDANNTPKPRLVLDDPTSSPSFKIGMTFSEQQARIKKYSELLETLGKGLLHTGLVFTCQIGDLPKSTFQVTQFDLNEGLSALFTLSIHAVSEQRDIDFANQLGVASSLTVSRDGKTIRTVQGLLANAEQGNTDGVKTWYQFVIRPEMWVMTLN, encoded by the coding sequence ATGTCAACGAATGACGCTAACAATACCCCTAAACCCCGTTTGGTATTAGATGATCCGACATCATCACCCTCTTTCAAAATAGGGATGACATTCTCTGAACAACAAGCCCGCATTAAAAAATACAGCGAATTACTTGAAACCCTAGGAAAGGGGTTACTTCATACGGGGTTAGTGTTTACTTGCCAAATTGGCGATTTACCTAAAAGCACTTTTCAAGTCACTCAGTTTGATTTAAACGAAGGATTATCAGCGCTTTTCACGCTTTCAATACACGCGGTGAGTGAGCAGCGTGATATTGATTTTGCCAACCAATTAGGTGTGGCTTCATCATTAACCGTCAGTCGTGACGGTAAAACAATCCGCACGGTTCAAGGCTTACTGGCGAATGCCGAACAAGGCAACACCGACGGCGTTAAAACGTGGTATCAATTTGTTATTCGCCCTGAAATGTGGGTGATGACGCTTAATTAA